A section of the Oryzias latipes chromosome 8, ASM223467v1 genome encodes:
- the adsl gene encoding adenylosuccinate lyase encodes MEGADEFSKYRSPLVSRYASKEMAYNFSDRKKFSTWRKLWIYLAKAEKVLGLPITDAQIQEMEAHADDIDFAMAAEEERKLRHDVMAHVHTFAHCCPSAAPIIHLGATSCYVGDNTDLIMLRDGFDILLPKLARVIDRLANFAEKYADLPTLGFTHYQPAQLTTVGKRACLWLQDLAMDMRNLQRARDDLRFRGVKGTTGTQASFLQLFQGDHDKVEELDRMVTEMAGFKKAYLVTGQTYSRKVDVDSLSSLASLGASVHKICTDIRLLANLKEIEEPFEKEQIGSSAMPYKRNPMRAERCCSLARHLVALMADPLQTASVQWLERTLDDSANRRISLPESFLTADIILSTLQNITEGLVVYPKVIERHIRHELPFMATENIIMAMVQAGGNRQDCHEKIRVLSQEAAAVVKQEGRDNDLLARVQQDPYFTPILGQLDALLDPKTFIGRAPQQVTRFLSEEIRPLLEPFKAKMDVKIELEL; translated from the exons GTTCTGGGTCTGCCCATCACTGACGCTCAGATCCAGGAGATGGAGGCGCACGCCGACGACATCGACTTCGCCATGGCGGCTGAAGAGGAGCGTAAACTCCGGCACGACGTGATGGCGCACGTCCACACCTTCGCACACTGCTGCCCCAGCGCGGCTCCCATCATTCATCTGGGGGCCACTTCCTGTTATGTTGGAGACAACACT gaTCTCATCATGCTGCGGGACGGATTCGACATCCTGCTGCCAAAG CTGGCAAGAGTCATCGACAGGCTGGCAAACTTTGCAGAGAAATACGCCGACCTCCCTACTCTCGGCTTCACACATTACCA GCCTGCGCAGCTCACCACTGTGGGGAAGCGGGCGTGTCTGTGGCTGCAGGACTTGGCCATGGACATGCGCAACCTGCAGCGAGCCCGAGACGACCTGCGTTTCCGGGGAGTGAAGGGGACCACCGGCACTCAGGCCAGCTTCCTGCAGCTCTTTCAGGGGGACCACGACAAA GTGGAGGAGCTGGACAGGATGGTGACAGAGATGGCTGGCTTTAAAAA AGCATACCTGGTGACTGGACAAACCTACAGCCGAAAGGTGGATGTAGACAGTCTGTCCAGTCTGGCCAGTTTGGGAGCTTCTGTGCACAAG ATCTGCACAGATATCCGTCTGCTGGCCAACCTGAAGGAGATAGAAGAgccttttgaaaaagagcaGATCG gTTCCAGCGCCATGCCCTATAAGAGGAACCCCATGCGGGCGGAGCGCTGCTGCAGTTTGGCCCGACACCTGGTGGCGCTGATGGCCGACCCGCTGCAGACAGCCTCGGTGCAGTGGTTGGAGAGGACGCTGGACGACAGCGCCAACAG GAGGATTTCTCTGCCTGAGTCCTTCCTGACGGCAGACATCATCCTTAGCACCCTGCAGAACATCACAGAGGGCCTTGTGGTCTATCCAAAGGTCATCGAGAGGCACATCCGCCACGAGCTGCCCTTCATGGCCACAGAGAACATCATCATGGCCATGGTGCAGGCTGGAGGAAACAGACAG GATTGCCACGAGAAGATCCGCGTTCTCTCCCAGGAGGCGGCGGCGGTGGTCAAacaggaaggcagagacaacgACCTGCTGGCCAGAGTCCAGCAAGACCCGTACTTCACCCCCATCCTGGGGCAGCTGGACGCCCTGCTGGATCCTAAGACCTTCATTGGGCGcgctcctcagcag GTTACCCGATTCTTGTCTGAAGAAATCCGCCCCCTGCTGGAGCCTTTCAAGGCCAAGATGGATGTCAAGATTGAACTGGAGCTGTAA
- the tmem150b gene encoding modulator of macroautophagy TMEM150B — translation MWLLALVPICLAVFGSTGIWTVFAVSVMNNSVNLTHIFPYISDCAWYPPQKCLFTQICGLIIITALWIGMIQFQQVKQLGNHGRVNNASAVMGFLSCGGLSVCSNTQESEVSEFHLVGALVSFVSALAYFWMQVYLTYQGQSFPERSWMGPLRALFCTIATLLGIASIGFYATNCDSGVAVCEFALVMVIFFLFALFAVEFRHIECRILIMKKHILKDEKSLESVKVNVSVVELFK, via the exons ATGTGGCTCTTGGCGCTGGTCCCCATCTgcctggctgtctttggatccACCGGCATTTGGACTGT GTTTGCAGTTTCTGTGATGAACAATTCAGTAAACCTCACTCACATTTTCCCATACATCAG TGATTGCGCCTGGTACCCCCCCCAAAAATGTCTGTTCACCCAGATCTGTGGCCTCATCATTATTACAG CTCTTTGGATCGGGATGATTCAGTTCCAGCAGGTCAAACAGCTTGGAAACCATGGAAGGGTCAACAATGCCAGTGCTGTCATGGGGTTCCTTTCCTGTGGAGGACTTTCTGTCTGCAGCAACACCCAA GAATCAGAGGTGAGCGAATTTCATTTGGTGGGAGCGCTGGTGTCCTTCGTGTCCGCCCTGGCCTATTTCTGGATGCAGGTGTATCTAACGTACCAGGGCCAGTCGTTTCCAGAGCGGTCCTGGATGGGGCCTTTACGGGCTTTGTTCTGCACCATCGCCACGCTCCTGGGCATTGCCT CTATTGGCTTCTATGCTACCAACTGTGACTCTGGAGTGGCTGTGTGTGAATTCGCTTTGGTCATGGTGATCTTCTTCCTCTTCGCCCTTTTTGCTGTTGAGTTCAGACACATTGAATGTCGCATTCTCAttatgaaaaaacacattttaaaggatGAAAAAAGCCTGGAATCAGTGAAAGTAAACGTATCTGTAGTTGAACTATTCAAGTGA